The following proteins come from a genomic window of Malus sylvestris chromosome 4, drMalSylv7.2, whole genome shotgun sequence:
- the LOC126619288 gene encoding serine/threonine-protein kinase-like protein ACR4: MGFSVNDFLIWVLNISILRAGFLAELVVLSDLWCLASGLGSMSAIAVSYGEKGSVFCGLKLDGSHLVTCYGSNSAITYGAPNRFPFIGLTAGDGFVCGLLMDSNQPYCWGSSGYIQMGVPQPIVKEAQYLEISAGDYHMCGLRKPLTGRLRNTSFVDCWGYNMTKNYVFDGQIQSISAGSEFNCGLFSQNRTVFCWGDETSSRVISLIPKDMRFRKISAGGYHVCGILEPVNSRTVCWGRSLVMEEEISVAYSGQGNVDMAPNDPMLSVVGGKFHACGIKSYDREVICWGFIVKQSTPAPNGTKVYEIAAGNYFTCGILADKSFLPVCWGHGFPTSLPLPVAPGFCKSTPCAPGFYELSNESASCKLPNSHICMPCSNDCPDEMYQKTECTLKSDRQCEYNCSICYSAECFSNCSSSYGKKNERFWSMQLPIIIAEVAFALFLVSVVSITAILYVRYRLRNCQCTGKDLNSKKNGQDASFQKDNGKIRPELDDLKIRRAQMFTYEELERATAGFGEESVVGKGSFSCVFRGVLKDGTVVAVKKAIMSPNMQKNSKEFHTELDLLSRLNHAHLLNLLGYCEEGGQSLLVYEFMAHGSLHQHLHGKNKALKEQLDWVRRVTIAVQAARGIEYLHGYACPPVIHRDIKSSNILIDEEHNARVADFGLSLLGPADSGSPLAELPAGTLGYLDPEYYRLHYLTTKSDVYSFGVLLLEILSGRKAIDMQYEDGNIVEWAVPLIKSGDISAILDPVLKPPPDLEALKRIANVACKCVRMRGKERPSMDKVTTALERALAMLMGSPCNEQPILPTEVVLGSSRMHKKSSQRSSNRSVDTDVVELEDAQRFEFRAPSWITFPSVASSQRRKSSASDADADGKTTEGRNLGNCGSGGDGLRSLEEEIGPASPQEKLFLRHNF; encoded by the coding sequence ATGGGGTTTTCAGTCAATGATTTCCTGATCTGGGTTCTTAATATCAGCATACTGAGAGCTGGATTTCTTGCTGAACTTGTAGTTTTATCAGATTTATGGTGTTTAGCTTCAGGACTAGGTTCCATGTCAGCCATTGCAGTTTCTTATGGGGAGAAAGGTTCAGTTTTCTGTGGGTTAAAATTAGATGGGTCTCATCTTGTGACCTGCTATGGATCAAACTCAGCAATTACATACGGGGCTCCTAATCGATTCCCATTTATCGGTTTAACTGCTGGTGATGGATTTGTTTGTGGACTTCTCATGGATTCCAACCAGCCATATTGTTGGGGAAGCAGCGGTTATATCCAAATGGGTGTCCCTCAACCCATTGTTAAAGAAGCTCAATATTTAGAAATCAGTGCTGGTGATTATCATATGTGTGGATTACGAAAACCTTTAACTGGCAGGCTCAGAAACACCTCTTTTGTTGATTGTTGGGGATATAACATGACCAAAAACTATGTGTTTGATGGGCAGATTCAGTCGATTTCAGCTGGCTCAGAATTCAATTGTGGATTGTTTTCCCAGAACAGAACTGTCTTTTGCTGGGGTGATGAGACTAGTAGCAGGGTTATCAGCTTGATCCCCAAAGATATGAGGTTTCGGAAGATTTCAGCTGGTGGGTATCATGTTTGTGGGATTCTGGAGCCCGTGAATTCCAGAACCGTTTGTTGGGGAAGAAGTTTGGTCATGGAAGAAGAAATTTCAGTGGCATATTCAGGTCAGGGCAATGTTGATATGGCTCCAAATGACCCAATGCTTTCAGTTGTTGGAGGGAAGTTCCATGCTTGCGGAATTAAGAGCTATGACCGTGAGGTGATTTGTTGGGGGTTTATTGTGAAACAAAGTACACCTGCTCCTAATGGTACCAAGGTTTATGAGATTGCTGCTGGAAATTACTTCACTTGTGGAATTCTTGCTGACAAATCATTCTTACCGGTTTGCTGGGGACATGGATTCCCAACTTCTCTTCCATTACCTGTGGCACCTGGATTCTGCAAGTCCACTCCGTGCGCTCCTGGTTTCTATGAGCTCAGTAATGAGAGTGCCTCTTGCAAGTTACCTAACTCTCATATTTGCATGCCGTGCAGCAATGATTGTCCAGATGAAATGTACCAAAAAACCGAATGTACTTTGAAATCTGATAGACAGTGTGAATATAACTGTTCTATCTGTTACTCTGCTGAATGTTTCTCAAATTGTTCATCTTCATATGGCAAGAAGAATGAAAGGTTTTGGTCCATGCAATTGCCTATCATTATTGCGGAGGTTGCTTTTGCTCTGTTCTTGGTGAGTGTTGTGTCTATAACTGCAATTTTATATGTTCGCTACAGATTACGCAACTGTCAGTGCACAGGAAAAGATTTGAATTCGAAAAAGAATGGTCAGGATGCATCTTTCCAGAAGGACAATGGTAAGATTCGTCCCGAGTTGGATGACCTGAAGATAAGGAGAGCTCAGATGTTCACGTATGAGGAGCTTGAAAGGGCCACAGCCGGCTTTGGAGAGGAGTCTGTTGTTGGAAAGGGAAGCTTTTCCTGTGTTTTCAGAGGTGTTCTAAAAGACGGGACAGTTGTTGCTGTCAAAAAGGCTATAATGTCTCCTAACATGCAAAAGAATTCGAAAGAGTTCCATACAGAGCTAGACTTGCTCTCACGATTAAACCACGCACATTTACTCAATCTGCTCGGATATTGTGAAGAAGGCGGACAAAGTCTTCTTGTTTACGAGTTCATGGCTCATGGATCATTGCATCAGCATCTCCACGGAAAGAACAAAGCCTTGAAAGAGCAATTGGATTGGGTTCGAAGGGTCACTATTGCAGTCCAAGCAGCTCGAGGAATTGAATACTTGCACGGTTATGCTTGCCCACCGGTGATTCATCGAGACATTAAGTCTTCAAACATTCTCATTGATGAGGAGCACAATGCTCGAGTTGCTGATTTTGGTTTGTCGTTACTGGGACCTGCAGACAGTGGCTCCCCATTGGCGGAGCTACCGGCCGGAACTCTAGGGTATCTTGATCCTGAGTACTACAGACTTCATTACCTTACAACCAAATCTGATGTTTATAGTTTTGGTGTTTTACTTTTGGAGATTCTTAGTGGCAGAAAAGCCATCGATATGCAGTACGAAGACGGAAATATAGTTGAATGGGCAGTGCCTCTGATCAAGTCAGGAGACATAAGTGCAATTTTGGATCCAGTTTTGAAACCCCCACCTGACCTTGAAGCCTTGAAAAGAATTGCCAATGTAGCCTGCAAATGTGTGAGAATGAGAGGGAAGGAGAGGCCATCAATGGACAAGGTGACAACAGCGCTAGAACGAGCTCTTGCCATGCTAATGGGCAGCCCGTGTAACGAGCAACCTATTCTGCCAACCGAGGTGGTATTGGGAAGCAGTAGAATGCACaaaaaatcctcacaaagatcTTCAAACAGGTCAGTCGACACTGATGTGGTAGAACTGGAGGACGCCCAAAGGTTTGAATTCCGAGCTCCTTCATGGATCACATTTCCGAGTGTTGCTTCTTCCCAGAGGAGGAAGTCCTCGGCCTcagatgccgatgccgatgggAAGACCACAGAGGGTAGAAATTTGGGCAACTGTGGGAGTGGTGGTGATGGTTTGAGGAGCTTGGAAGAAGAGATTGGACCTGCATCACCTCAAGAGAAGTTATTCTTGAGgcataatttttaa